A window of the Janthinobacterium agaricidamnosum NBRC 102515 = DSM 9628 genome harbors these coding sequences:
- a CDS encoding cytochrome P450: MHTDTPDTTADQPLRRIKDLPGPRPLPLIGNGHQIKPQRIHQHVERWSLQYGPLMRMYFGATPILVVADHEMVGAVLRDRPDGFRRPSISATISNEMGGIPGLFLAEGADWRNQRRMVMAGFAPTAIKAYFPALVAVALRLRRRWQAAASARKAIDLESDLKRYTVDIIAGLAFGSDVNTLESGEDVIQRHLDDILPAVARRSLALVPYWRYVKLPADRRLDRSVAVLRTAVQDLIGQARQRMLDNPARRERPPNLLEAMIAAADQSGSGVTDLNVAGNVTNMLLAGEDTTANTISWMIYLLQRHPHTLQKARDEVRRNAPDAARFTIEQLDSLDYLGACANEAMRLKPVAPYLPLEALRDTVIGDVAVPAGTMIWCVLRHDSVAEKHFPDPLLFDPQRWLQADGKPNSDKRVTMPFGAGLRTCPGRYLALLEIKIAMAMLLGSFDIAGVDTPDGKEAQELMGFVMSPVGLSLRLE; the protein is encoded by the coding sequence ATGCATACCGATACGCCCGACACCACCGCTGACCAGCCCTTGCGCCGCATCAAGGACTTGCCGGGGCCGCGCCCGCTGCCCTTGATCGGCAACGGCCATCAAATCAAGCCGCAGCGCATCCACCAGCATGTCGAACGCTGGTCTCTCCAGTACGGCCCGCTGATGCGCATGTATTTCGGTGCGACGCCGATCCTGGTGGTGGCCGACCATGAAATGGTCGGTGCGGTGCTGCGCGACCGGCCCGACGGTTTCCGCCGGCCCAGCATCAGCGCGACAATTTCCAATGAAATGGGCGGCATCCCCGGCCTGTTCCTGGCCGAGGGCGCCGACTGGCGCAACCAGCGTCGGATGGTGATGGCCGGTTTTGCGCCGACCGCGATCAAGGCCTATTTCCCGGCACTGGTCGCGGTAGCGCTGCGCTTGCGGCGGCGCTGGCAAGCCGCCGCAAGCGCACGCAAGGCGATCGACCTGGAGTCGGACCTGAAGCGCTACACCGTCGATATCATCGCCGGGCTGGCCTTCGGCAGCGACGTCAACACGCTGGAATCGGGCGAGGACGTGATCCAGCGCCACCTGGACGACATCTTGCCGGCGGTGGCGCGGCGCAGCCTGGCGCTGGTGCCGTACTGGCGTTATGTGAAGCTGCCGGCGGACCGCCGCCTGGACCGCAGCGTGGCGGTGCTGCGGACGGCCGTGCAAGACCTGATCGGCCAAGCCCGCCAGCGCATGCTGGACAATCCGGCGCGGCGCGAGCGGCCGCCCAACCTGCTGGAAGCGATGATCGCCGCCGCCGACCAGAGCGGCAGCGGCGTGACCGACCTGAATGTGGCCGGCAATGTGACCAACATGCTGCTGGCCGGCGAAGACACCACCGCCAATACGATTTCGTGGATGATTTATCTGCTGCAGCGCCATCCGCACACGCTGCAAAAGGCGCGCGACGAAGTACGCCGCAACGCGCCGGACGCGGCCCGCTTCACCATCGAGCAGCTCGACAGCCTGGACTATCTCGGCGCGTGCGCCAACGAAGCGATGCGGCTGAAGCCGGTGGCGCCGTACCTTCCGCTCGAAGCGCTGCGCGACACGGTGATCGGCGATGTCGCGGTGCCGGCCGGCACCATGATCTGGTGCGTGCTGCGGCATGACAGTGTCGCCGAAAAACACTTCCCGGATCCGCTGCTGTTCGATCCGCAGCGCTGGCTGCAGGCCGACGGCAAGCCGAACAGCGACAAGCGCGTGACGATGCCGTTCGGCGCCGGTCTGCGCACCTGTCCGGGACGTTATCTGGCGCTGTTGGAAATCAAGATCGCGATGGCCATGCTGCTCGGCTCTTTCGACATCGCCGGCGTCGATACGCCGGACGGCAAGGAAGCGCAAGAGTTGATGGGTTTTGTCATGTCGCCGGTCGGATTGTCGCTGCGGCTGGAGTGA
- a CDS encoding GNAT family N-acetyltransferase, producing MTIQLESPDQADVIDLIDALHAYQLTLYPPESMYSLDLDALMEPNVLFAVARDQAGLAIACGALVLTPAFGEIKSMYVRPEHRGQGWARKILILLENQAVARGCQQINLETGHEQPEAIALYSSLGYRRRGPFGDYDDDPLSFFMHKWVGAQEIQQQQQQQQ from the coding sequence ATGACTATTCAACTTGAATCCCCCGACCAGGCCGACGTGATCGACTTGATCGATGCCCTGCACGCCTACCAGCTGACCTTGTATCCGCCGGAATCGATGTACTCGCTCGACCTGGACGCGCTGATGGAGCCGAACGTGCTGTTCGCCGTCGCGCGCGACCAGGCCGGCCTGGCCATCGCTTGCGGTGCGCTGGTGCTGACGCCGGCATTCGGCGAAATCAAGAGCATGTACGTGCGGCCTGAACACCGCGGCCAGGGATGGGCGCGCAAGATCCTGATCCTGCTGGAAAACCAGGCCGTCGCCAGGGGCTGCCAGCAGATCAACCTGGAAACCGGCCATGAACAGCCGGAAGCGATCGCACTGTACAGCAGCCTTGGCTACCGCCGGCGCGGTCCATTCGGCGATTATGACGACGATCCGCTGAGCTTCTTCATGCACAAATGGGTAGGCGCACAAGAAATCCAGCAGCAGCAGCAGCAGCAGCAGTAA
- a CDS encoding nucleotide pyrophosphohydrolase, giving the protein MDSLIELRDLIRQFSSERDWQQFHTPKNLAMALSVEVAELVEHYQWLPTGAEHELDEQKRTGIRHEIADVLVYLIQLADKNQVDLRSAVLEKMELNRTKYPLEPVRGDARKYNQY; this is encoded by the coding sequence ATGGACAGCCTGATCGAATTACGCGACCTGATCCGCCAGTTTTCCAGCGAGCGCGACTGGCAGCAATTCCATACGCCGAAAAACCTGGCGATGGCGCTGTCGGTCGAAGTCGCCGAACTGGTCGAGCATTACCAGTGGCTGCCGACCGGCGCCGAGCATGAACTCGATGAACAAAAACGCACCGGCATCCGGCATGAAATCGCCGACGTGCTGGTGTACCTGATCCAGCTGGCCGACAAGAACCAGGTCGACTTGCGCAGCGCGGTGCTGGAAAAGATGGAGCTGAACCGCACCAAATATCCGCTCGAACCAGTGCGCGGCGACGCCCGCAAATATAATCAGTACTGA